From Streptomyces yatensis, one genomic window encodes:
- a CDS encoding TetR/AcrR family transcriptional regulator has translation MARDPGRPLRADAQRNREKILSAAVRVFAEEGLDAHLERIAKEAGVGTGTLYRNFPTRELLIEAAYRNELARLCDAAPELLATLPPREAMRAWLGRFMDYANAKLGMADALRGVVASGVNPYAQSHELIQDALSRLMDAAVAAGVIRSDISATDMFAALTGIALASGKPEQREQADRLLDLTLDGLSAGPRQ, from the coding sequence ATGGCCAGGGATCCAGGGCGCCCGCTGCGGGCCGACGCACAGCGCAACCGGGAGAAGATCCTCTCCGCCGCGGTGCGGGTGTTCGCCGAGGAGGGGCTGGACGCCCACCTCGAGCGCATCGCCAAGGAGGCGGGCGTCGGCACCGGTACCCTCTACCGGAACTTCCCGACCCGCGAGCTGCTGATCGAGGCCGCCTACCGCAATGAGCTGGCCCGGCTCTGCGACGCCGCCCCGGAGCTGCTGGCGACCCTGCCCCCGCGTGAGGCGATGCGCGCGTGGCTGGGCCGCTTCATGGACTACGCCAACGCCAAGCTGGGCATGGCGGACGCGCTGCGGGGCGTCGTCGCGTCGGGCGTCAATCCGTACGCCCAGAGCCATGAGCTGATCCAGGACGCCCTCTCGCGGCTGATGGACGCCGCCGTCGCGGCCGGTGTGATCCGGTCCGACATCAGCGCCACCGACATGTTCGCCGCTCTCACCGGCATCGCCCTCGCCTCCGGGAAGCCCGAACAGCGCGAGCAGGCCGACCGGCTCCTCGATCTCACCCTGGACGGACTGAGCGCCGGACCCCGCCAGTAA
- a CDS encoding cytochrome P450 produces the protein MRRGPDGIWQVSGYEEARAVLRSTATVQAGLGIETVEKLPSRFRRPVLYRDGPEHREDRRQTARFFTPRRVDEHYREVMVRVAEAQIDIIRETGRGLLADAAFHLAIEVASAVIGLTESRPGIRRRLERFFPEKFGTPGLTSLHGIRWLLRQNGNWLRIYWGDVRPAVRARRRRRRDDLISHLLDEGCSAGEILGECITFAAAGMVTTREFVNVAAWHLFGDAALLARYRAADEPGRIAILQEILRLEPVIGRLRRRTTAALRLPGGGQDAGAEVTVPAGELIDVLLHQANLDGRTVGERPELLRPGRPMAAGAGAPGLSFGDGAHKCPGAAIALLETDVFLSRLFALPGIRMAAPPRVGFKDEIASYELRGCEVVLTGRT, from the coding sequence GTGCGCCGGGGGCCCGACGGGATCTGGCAGGTGTCCGGCTACGAGGAGGCCCGCGCCGTCCTGCGCAGCACCGCCACCGTGCAGGCCGGACTCGGCATCGAGACGGTGGAGAAGCTGCCGTCCCGGTTCCGGCGGCCGGTGCTCTACCGGGACGGTCCCGAACACCGTGAGGACCGGCGGCAGACCGCCCGGTTCTTCACCCCGCGCCGGGTCGACGAGCACTATCGCGAGGTCATGGTCCGGGTGGCGGAGGCACAGATCGACATCATCCGCGAGACCGGCCGGGGCCTGCTCGCCGATGCGGCCTTCCATCTGGCGATCGAGGTGGCCAGTGCCGTGATCGGCCTGACCGAGAGCCGGCCCGGGATCCGGCGGCGGCTGGAGCGCTTCTTCCCCGAGAAGTTCGGCACCCCGGGGCTGACCAGCCTGCACGGGATCCGCTGGCTGCTGCGGCAGAACGGGAACTGGCTGCGGATCTACTGGGGCGATGTCCGCCCGGCTGTACGCGCCCGGCGGCGACGGCGGCGCGACGATCTGATCTCCCATCTGCTGGACGAGGGGTGTTCGGCAGGCGAGATCCTGGGCGAGTGCATCACCTTCGCCGCCGCGGGCATGGTCACCACCCGGGAGTTCGTCAATGTGGCCGCGTGGCATCTGTTCGGCGACGCCGCCCTGCTGGCGCGGTACCGGGCCGCCGACGAGCCCGGCCGGATCGCGATCCTCCAGGAGATCCTCCGGCTCGAACCGGTCATCGGCCGGCTCCGCCGTCGTACCACCGCAGCGCTGCGGCTGCCCGGCGGCGGACAGGATGCTGGCGCGGAGGTGACGGTGCCGGCCGGGGAGCTGATCGATGTCCTGCTCCACCAGGCCAATCTCGACGGCCGTACGGTGGGCGAGCGACCGGAGCTGCTCCGTCCGGGCCGCCCGATGGCCGCGGGCGCCGGTGCGCCGGGGCTGTCCTTCGGGGACGGTGCGCACAAATGCCCCGGGGCCGCCATCGCGCTCCTGGAGACGGATGTCTTCCTCAGCCGGCTGTTCGCCCTGCCCGGCATCCGGATGGCGGCCCCGCCCAGGGTCGGCTTCAAGGACGAGATCGCGAGCTATGAGCTGCGCGGCTGCGAGGTCGTGCTCACGGGCCGGACCTAG
- a CDS encoding serine hydrolase domain-containing protein, whose product MLRPTPAPSVERSKIRRVLEDRLTALARAHQVPGAQLAVHTGGMTLAVETGVLDAGTGEPFTAEAAVPIGSVTKAYTATVVALLVADGDVELDDPLGEHVPELRRAGPPCTVRQVLSHTAGLPSGPDSDQVASVTAARYLLDHCTDRSLVMPPGTDFSYSNAGYVAAGRLIETVTGMSWQEAMRSVLLDPLGTVPSFIGTAATPHRPTARGHSANTATGRTRPVRQNLAPAEAAAGALRASALDLVALGRAHLGDGPPGLPPRELAEEMRRPVPGADPGVLADGWGLGWALFRHGETLWFGHDGNAQGTSCSLRADPATGVVIGFTANAGGGTELWNELTDVLGEVTGVRVPASPTPRHPATPMAVTSQCTGIYLNGDIEYQVTIGDCGGLALSVDGDLPAPLVCHEDLTCDLVDPSSGRRIPGGRFVRDPRTGAVDRIQLSGRMARKSALV is encoded by the coding sequence GTGTTACGTCCGACCCCGGCACCGTCCGTCGAGCGGTCGAAGATACGCCGCGTCCTCGAGGACCGCCTGACCGCCCTGGCCCGCGCCCATCAGGTGCCCGGCGCCCAACTCGCCGTCCACACGGGCGGGATGACGCTCGCCGTGGAGACCGGCGTCCTGGACGCGGGGACCGGCGAGCCGTTCACCGCCGAGGCGGCCGTGCCCATCGGCTCCGTCACCAAGGCGTACACCGCGACCGTGGTGGCGCTCCTGGTGGCGGACGGCGATGTGGAGCTGGACGATCCGCTCGGCGAGCATGTGCCGGAGCTGCGGCGGGCCGGTCCGCCGTGCACGGTGCGCCAGGTGCTCAGCCACACCGCGGGGCTGCCGTCCGGGCCCGACTCGGACCAGGTGGCTTCGGTGACCGCGGCACGCTATCTGCTGGACCACTGCACCGACCGCAGCCTGGTGATGCCCCCGGGCACGGACTTCTCTTATTCCAACGCGGGCTATGTCGCGGCGGGCCGGCTGATCGAGACGGTCACCGGGATGAGCTGGCAGGAGGCCATGCGGTCGGTGCTGCTCGATCCGCTGGGCACCGTGCCGTCCTTCATCGGCACCGCCGCCACCCCGCACCGGCCGACCGCGCGCGGCCACTCGGCCAACACGGCCACGGGCAGGACGAGACCGGTGCGGCAGAACCTCGCCCCCGCCGAGGCCGCGGCCGGTGCGCTGCGGGCCAGTGCCCTGGATCTGGTGGCGCTGGGCCGGGCCCATCTCGGTGACGGCCCGCCGGGGTTGCCGCCCCGTGAGCTCGCGGAGGAGATGCGCCGCCCCGTGCCCGGTGCCGACCCCGGTGTGCTGGCCGACGGCTGGGGCCTGGGATGGGCGCTCTTCCGGCACGGCGAGACGCTGTGGTTCGGGCACGACGGCAACGCCCAGGGCACCTCCTGCTCGCTGCGGGCCGATCCCGCCACGGGCGTGGTGATCGGCTTCACCGCCAACGCGGGCGGCGGCACCGAGCTGTGGAACGAGCTGACCGATGTCCTCGGCGAGGTCACCGGCGTCCGGGTGCCCGCCAGCCCCACCCCGCGCCATCCGGCCACCCCCATGGCCGTGACCTCGCAGTGCACCGGGATCTATCTCAACGGCGACATCGAGTACCAGGTGACCATCGGCGACTGCGGTGGCCTCGCCCTGTCCGTGGACGGCGACCTCCCCGCGCCGCTGGTCTGCCATGAGGACCTCACCTGCGATCTGGTGGACCCCTCCTCCGGACGCCGGATCCCCGGCGGGCGCTTCGTCCGCGATCCGCGGACCGGCGCCGTCGACCGGATCCAGCTCTCGGGCCGGATGGCCCGTAAGAGCGCCCTGGTCTGA
- a CDS encoding helix-turn-helix transcriptional regulator, translating into MDSENPLGRFLRARRELVRPEDVDILPGGRRRVAGLRREEVALLAGVSTDYYIRLEQGRERHPSAQVVEALARALVLEEDAVAHLHRLARPAPGRRRPAAPRERVSPTLLRMMEGWPRTPAVVLGRCLTVLAHNTLGRALFDGHTHSRDLMRLVFLDPDAREFYPDWERVAANTVAGLRAAAGIDEEDPELIAVVGELSLKSEAFRRLWARHDIRQKTHETKRFRHRLVGELTLEYEALTVNSAPGQQLVVYQAEPGSPSEQALSLLGSLAADAVETPHDTMKTTTKDSSA; encoded by the coding sequence ATGGACAGCGAGAACCCTCTGGGGCGCTTTCTGCGCGCCCGCCGTGAACTGGTGCGGCCCGAGGACGTGGACATCCTGCCCGGCGGCCGGCGCCGGGTGGCGGGTCTGCGCCGCGAGGAGGTCGCCCTGCTGGCGGGGGTCAGCACCGACTACTACATCCGGCTGGAGCAGGGCAGGGAGCGGCATCCCTCGGCCCAGGTGGTCGAGGCGCTGGCCCGGGCCCTGGTGCTGGAGGAGGACGCGGTCGCCCATCTGCACCGGCTGGCCCGTCCGGCCCCCGGCCGGCGCCGCCCGGCCGCGCCGCGGGAGCGGGTGAGCCCGACCCTGCTGCGGATGATGGAGGGCTGGCCGCGGACACCGGCCGTCGTCCTGGGGCGCTGTCTGACCGTGCTGGCCCACAACACCCTCGGCAGGGCCCTGTTCGACGGACACACCCACAGCCGGGACTTGATGCGGCTGGTCTTCCTCGACCCGGACGCCCGGGAGTTCTACCCCGACTGGGAGCGGGTGGCGGCCAACACCGTCGCCGGGCTCCGCGCGGCGGCCGGGATCGACGAGGAGGACCCCGAACTGATCGCCGTCGTCGGTGAGTTGTCGCTCAAGAGCGAGGCGTTCCGGCGGCTGTGGGCCCGCCATGACATCCGTCAGAAGACCCATGAGACCAAGCGCTTCCGGCACCGGCTGGTCGGGGAGCTGACGCTGGAGTACGAGGCGCTGACCGTGAACAGCGCCCCCGGTCAGCAGCTCGTCGTCTACCAGGCCGAACCGGGCAGCCCCTCCGAGCAGGCGCTGTCCCTGCTGGGCAGCCTCGCCGCCGACGCGGTGGAGACGCCCCACGACACCATGAAGACCACGACGAAGGACTCTTCCGCATGA
- a CDS encoding undecaprenyl-diphosphate phosphatase, whose protein sequence is MSAINIGQAVVLGVVEGVTEFLPVSSTGHLKITEGLMDIPVDDKSVVAFTAVIQVGAIAAVLLYFFRDIRRFATAWGRGLVNREERYHHDYKFAWWVIYATLPIVVVGLAAKPLIEGPLASLWVVAASLIVGSGLMWLADRMGRHKRGEDDTSVKDAMLVGSSQILALLFPGFSRSGATMATGLMLDLDRLAATRLSFFLGIPSLTGAGLYELKDAMGGGVDTMSLVVGTVVSFAVAYASIAWLLKFVAKHSFNAFVIYRIVIGLVLFGLLGSGALNA, encoded by the coding sequence GTGAGCGCGATCAACATCGGACAGGCCGTGGTTCTCGGCGTCGTCGAGGGGGTCACGGAGTTCCTCCCGGTCTCCTCCACCGGTCACCTCAAGATCACTGAGGGGCTGATGGACATCCCGGTGGACGACAAGTCCGTCGTCGCCTTCACCGCGGTGATCCAGGTCGGTGCCATCGCCGCCGTCCTGCTGTACTTCTTCCGCGACATCCGGCGCTTCGCCACCGCATGGGGGCGCGGGCTGGTCAACCGCGAGGAGCGGTACCACCACGACTACAAGTTCGCCTGGTGGGTCATCTACGCCACCCTCCCCATCGTGGTCGTCGGCCTTGCGGCCAAACCGCTGATCGAAGGCCCGCTCGCCTCCCTGTGGGTGGTGGCCGCCTCACTCATCGTGGGCAGCGGGCTGATGTGGCTGGCCGACCGGATGGGCCGCCACAAGCGCGGGGAGGACGACACCAGCGTCAAGGACGCGATGCTGGTCGGCTCCTCGCAGATCCTCGCGCTGCTCTTCCCCGGCTTCTCACGCTCGGGCGCCACGATGGCCACCGGCCTCATGCTCGACCTGGACCGTCTGGCCGCCACCCGGCTCTCCTTCTTCCTGGGCATCCCGTCGCTGACCGGCGCCGGTCTCTACGAGCTCAAGGACGCGATGGGCGGTGGCGTGGACACGATGTCGCTCGTGGTGGGCACGGTGGTGTCCTTCGCCGTGGCCTACGCCTCGATCGCCTGGCTGCTGAAGTTCGTCGCCAAGCATTCGTTCAACGCCTTCGTGATCTACCGGATCGTCATCGGCCTGGTGCTGTTCGGACTGCTCGGCTCGGGCGCCCTCAACGCCTGA
- a CDS encoding helix-hairpin-helix domain-containing protein → MSHSITIRCDICGATHSSSAADSIGALREAIVKMSWSRARWDDRVIDMCGGCGVREKAPSESGRRCGSCEGGELFDALGHDRIGHRLANALLRAGIDNLELLSSLSARQLRDLEGIGAVSAHHALNRLHAAPSERPS, encoded by the coding sequence ATGAGCCATTCGATCACCATTCGATGTGACATCTGTGGCGCCACTCATTCCTCCTCCGCGGCCGACAGCATCGGTGCGCTTCGCGAGGCCATCGTCAAAATGAGCTGGTCCAGGGCGCGCTGGGATGACCGGGTGATCGATATGTGCGGTGGGTGCGGCGTTCGGGAAAAGGCGCCGAGCGAGTCCGGACGGCGCTGTGGTTCCTGTGAGGGCGGCGAACTTTTCGATGCCCTTGGACACGACAGAATCGGACATCGTTTGGCCAATGCATTACTCAGAGCAGGTATCGATAATCTCGAACTACTCTCCAGTCTCTCCGCGCGCCAGCTTCGCGATCTGGAAGGCATCGGCGCCGTGAGCGCACACCACGCACTCAATCGTCTGCACGCCGCACCGAGCGAAAGGCCATCGTGA
- a CDS encoding oxidoreductase, whose product MTVIDSPVWFITGCSTGLGRALATAVLDHGHRAVVTARDPGQLSDIVAGHGDRALALALDVTDKEQVAEAVKEAESAFGLIDVLVNNAGYGYLAALEEGEDEEVRALFDTNVFGLVDVTRAVLPGMRARRAGHIVNISSLGGLAAFGATGYYHATKFAVEGLSESLAAEVAPLGIKVTIVEPAAFRTNWSGPSMRQSAVTIEDYAESAGARRTSTLATYGHQPGDPARASEAIIGAVGAAEPPLRLLLGKAAYDIAQARLDSLRTGFDAWRDVTLGADYPAAAAS is encoded by the coding sequence ATGACCGTGATCGACTCGCCCGTCTGGTTCATCACCGGCTGTTCCACCGGTCTGGGCCGGGCACTCGCCACCGCCGTCCTCGACCACGGCCACCGCGCTGTGGTCACCGCCCGCGACCCCGGGCAGCTGTCCGACATCGTCGCCGGGCACGGGGACCGCGCGCTGGCCCTGGCCCTCGACGTCACGGACAAGGAGCAGGTGGCGGAGGCCGTCAAGGAGGCGGAATCCGCCTTCGGCCTCATCGATGTCCTGGTCAACAACGCGGGCTACGGCTATCTCGCCGCTCTCGAAGAGGGCGAGGACGAGGAGGTCCGGGCCCTGTTCGACACCAATGTCTTCGGCCTGGTGGACGTCACCCGGGCGGTGCTGCCGGGCATGCGCGCCCGCCGCGCCGGCCACATCGTGAACATCTCCTCCCTCGGCGGCCTGGCCGCCTTCGGCGCCACCGGCTACTACCACGCCACCAAGTTCGCCGTGGAGGGCCTCTCCGAATCGCTCGCCGCCGAGGTAGCCCCGCTGGGTATCAAGGTGACGATCGTCGAACCCGCCGCCTTCCGCACCAACTGGTCCGGCCCCTCCATGCGGCAGTCCGCTGTCACCATCGAGGACTACGCCGAGAGCGCGGGCGCACGGCGCACCAGCACCCTCGCCACCTACGGCCACCAGCCCGGGGACCCGGCCCGGGCGAGCGAGGCCATCATCGGCGCGGTGGGGGCGGCGGAGCCCCCGCTGCGGCTGCTGCTGGGCAAGGCCGCGTACGACATCGCCCAGGCCAGGCTGGACTCCCTCAGGACCGGCTTCGACGCCTGGCGCGATGTCACCCTCGGAGCCGACTACCCCGCGGCCGCGGCCTCGTAG
- a CDS encoding SseB family protein encodes MTSPSDENVSATQQALGELAADRADESALNTLANSEVLLPSAESGEETDPQAVTLPVFQQEDGAQLVPVFTTPARMHQALPQIERYHLVPLGALAQGWPSEELSLTIDAGAPEAVTLSATGVRSLLSGSGPAA; translated from the coding sequence ATGACCAGCCCTTCCGATGAAAACGTCTCCGCCACCCAGCAGGCCCTCGGCGAGCTGGCGGCCGACCGGGCGGACGAGTCGGCGCTGAACACCCTTGCCAACAGTGAGGTCCTCCTCCCCTCCGCCGAGAGCGGAGAGGAGACCGACCCCCAGGCCGTGACCCTGCCCGTGTTCCAGCAGGAGGACGGCGCTCAGCTGGTACCGGTCTTCACCACTCCGGCCCGGATGCACCAGGCCCTGCCCCAGATCGAGCGGTACCACCTGGTGCCGCTGGGCGCACTGGCCCAGGGATGGCCCTCCGAGGAGCTCTCCCTGACCATCGACGCGGGTGCCCCGGAGGCCGTCACCCTCTCGGCCACCGGCGTACGGAGCCTGCTCAGCGGCTCCGGTCCGGCCGCCTGA
- a CDS encoding SDR family oxidoreductase, with translation MSGIEGKVIAITGASSGIGEATALLLAERGAKVVLAARRSDRIEALAARITEAGGEAVPVVTDVKRRADLSRLVATARERYGKLDVLVSNAGISPISALDDLRVEDWEAMIDVNIKGVLYGIAEALPVFREQGFGHFVHTLSTAGLKIVPQMAVYAGTKNAVRAISEGLRQEAGESLRVTTVSPGFTETELAHSITDPDARSQIQDSMAKIAMPPNAIARAIAYAIEQPSGVDVGEIVVRPTAQS, from the coding sequence ATGTCCGGTATCGAAGGCAAGGTCATCGCCATTACGGGCGCGAGCAGCGGCATCGGCGAGGCCACCGCCCTGCTGCTCGCCGAGCGCGGCGCCAAGGTCGTCCTCGCCGCACGGCGGTCGGACCGCATCGAGGCACTGGCGGCCCGGATCACCGAGGCGGGCGGCGAGGCCGTCCCCGTGGTCACCGATGTGAAGCGGCGCGCGGATCTGTCCCGGCTGGTCGCGACGGCGCGCGAGCGGTACGGAAAGCTCGATGTGCTGGTCAGCAACGCCGGTATCAGCCCGATCTCCGCCCTCGACGATCTGCGCGTCGAGGACTGGGAGGCGATGATCGACGTCAACATCAAGGGCGTGCTGTACGGCATCGCCGAGGCCCTGCCCGTCTTCCGTGAGCAGGGCTTCGGGCATTTCGTCCACACCCTCTCCACCGCCGGGCTGAAGATCGTGCCGCAGATGGCGGTCTACGCCGGGACCAAGAACGCCGTACGCGCCATCTCCGAGGGGCTGCGCCAGGAGGCGGGCGAGTCGCTGCGGGTGACCACCGTCTCGCCGGGGTTCACCGAGACCGAGCTCGCGCATTCCATCACCGACCCGGACGCGAGGAGCCAGATCCAGGACTCCATGGCCAAGATCGCGATGCCGCCGAACGCCATCGCCCGCGCCATCGCGTACGCCATCGAGCAGCCGTCCGGTGTCGACGTCGGCGAGATCGTGGTCCGCCCCACCGCACAGAGCTGA
- a CDS encoding copper amine oxidase: MSSLFRRARVLAAVVGLLALWVPGPASAAPARASAAPSCPAADRIDTTLKNGARWQMCWDIDRNTGAVLSDVIYTPNRGTPTRVLKSASLAEVHVPYDSGQPRFYDVSAIGFGDLEQGTLTPLSAKDCPDGRLHDFRDTPVLCAEEQPRPFAYKSAVEKGVLHGTDLVVFSVSEIGWYDYITEWRFSDDGAITPRSGATGSLSPFQFSDASSGWPTGVGSTRFSENHSHNIFWRLDFDVDGQSANTVEQYDYLGSGTAERTTKRTVLSRETAADLAPTRFWRVVNPRAENSDGHAKSWEIDNHHSDQYRGPHETEEFTHHDMYFTQYRECERLAYGNTAPDCATSVDKYTGGEKLTDPVAWVSVDFHHVPRDEDQDPMPTHWQGFTIVPRDVTATSRLP, from the coding sequence GTGTCCAGTCTGTTTCGGCGTGCCCGTGTGCTGGCCGCCGTGGTGGGATTGCTGGCCCTGTGGGTGCCGGGCCCGGCGTCCGCCGCACCCGCGAGGGCCTCGGCGGCCCCGTCCTGCCCCGCCGCGGATCGTATCGACACCACCCTGAAGAACGGTGCCCGGTGGCAGATGTGCTGGGACATCGACCGCAACACCGGTGCGGTGCTCAGCGATGTGATCTACACCCCGAACCGCGGCACCCCCACCCGAGTGCTCAAGAGCGCCTCGCTCGCCGAGGTGCATGTGCCCTACGACAGCGGTCAGCCGCGCTTCTACGACGTCTCCGCGATCGGCTTCGGCGATCTGGAGCAGGGCACACTCACCCCGCTCAGCGCCAAGGACTGCCCCGACGGGCGGCTGCACGACTTCCGGGACACCCCCGTGCTGTGCGCCGAGGAGCAGCCCCGGCCGTTCGCCTACAAGAGCGCGGTGGAGAAGGGCGTGCTGCACGGCACCGACCTGGTCGTGTTCTCGGTCTCCGAGATCGGCTGGTACGACTACATCACCGAATGGCGCTTCTCGGACGACGGTGCCATCACGCCCCGCTCGGGCGCCACCGGAAGCCTCTCGCCGTTCCAGTTCTCCGACGCGAGCAGCGGCTGGCCGACCGGGGTGGGCTCCACCCGGTTCAGCGAGAACCACTCGCACAACATCTTCTGGCGGCTGGACTTCGACGTCGACGGACAGTCGGCGAACACCGTGGAGCAGTACGACTACCTGGGCAGCGGTACGGCCGAGCGCACCACCAAGCGCACCGTGCTCTCCCGTGAGACCGCGGCGGACCTCGCGCCCACCCGATTCTGGCGGGTGGTGAACCCGAGGGCCGAGAACTCCGACGGCCACGCCAAGTCCTGGGAGATCGACAACCACCACAGCGATCAGTACCGGGGTCCGCACGAGACCGAGGAATTCACCCACCACGACATGTACTTCACGCAGTACCGGGAGTGCGAGCGGCTGGCCTACGGCAACACCGCCCCGGACTGCGCCACCTCGGTCGACAAGTACACCGGCGGCGAGAAGCTCACCGACCCGGTCGCCTGGGTCAGCGTCGACTTCCACCATGTGCCCAGGGACGAGGACCAGGACCCGATGCCCACCCACTGGCAGGGCTTCACGATCGTGCCCCGGGACGTCACGGCCACCAGCCGGCTGCCATGA
- a CDS encoding serine hydrolase domain-containing protein yields MTESPAPIQGHCDPRFAGVRAAFEANFRERDELGAAVAVRIGPETVVDLWGGWADGGRTRPWERDTLVNVWSTTKGPAALCAHVLADRGLLDLDAPVAAYWPEFAAAGKGSLPVRCLLSHRAGLAGLREPHSVAELYDWELTTARLAATEPWWEPGTRSGYHALTYGFLIGEVVRRISGLLPGEFLRQEVTGPLGIDFTIGLPEKEAGRAAELIGPRAGRPGGEQAAAGPRFTPVALAALGNPVVGAAEANSREWREAELPALNGHGTARAIAELYGILARRGLADDRRVLSTETAERAREGQGSCRDLVLGEALGRDTEVALGVWLSGAHGSYGPNPRAVGHDGFGGSCGLADPEAELSLGYVMNRMGPRIVDDPRKMALVEAVYAAL; encoded by the coding sequence ATGACCGAGTCCCCGGCCCCGATCCAGGGCCACTGCGACCCCCGGTTCGCCGGAGTGCGGGCCGCCTTCGAGGCGAACTTCCGCGAACGCGACGAGCTGGGCGCCGCGGTGGCCGTGCGGATCGGCCCGGAGACCGTGGTGGATCTGTGGGGCGGCTGGGCGGACGGCGGGCGCACCCGCCCCTGGGAGCGGGACACCCTGGTCAATGTGTGGTCGACCACCAAGGGGCCGGCGGCGCTGTGTGCCCATGTGCTGGCGGACCGCGGGCTGTTGGACCTGGACGCGCCCGTGGCCGCGTACTGGCCCGAGTTCGCCGCGGCCGGCAAGGGCTCGCTGCCGGTGCGGTGTCTCCTCTCGCACCGGGCGGGGCTGGCCGGGTTGCGGGAGCCGCACAGCGTGGCGGAGCTGTACGACTGGGAGCTGACCACCGCCCGGCTGGCCGCGACGGAGCCGTGGTGGGAGCCCGGCACCCGGAGCGGCTATCACGCGCTCACCTACGGCTTCCTGATCGGCGAGGTGGTCCGGCGGATCAGCGGGCTGCTGCCCGGCGAGTTCCTGCGGCAGGAGGTCACCGGGCCGCTGGGCATCGACTTCACCATCGGCCTTCCGGAGAAGGAGGCCGGCCGGGCCGCTGAGCTGATCGGTCCGCGGGCCGGGCGGCCGGGCGGTGAACAGGCCGCGGCGGGACCGCGGTTCACGCCCGTCGCCCTGGCGGCGCTGGGCAATCCGGTGGTCGGCGCGGCCGAGGCCAACAGCCGGGAGTGGCGCGAGGCCGAGCTGCCGGCCCTCAACGGCCATGGCACGGCCCGCGCCATCGCCGAGCTGTACGGCATCCTCGCCCGACGCGGTCTGGCCGACGACCGCCGGGTACTGTCCACGGAGACCGCCGAGCGCGCCCGCGAGGGCCAGGGTTCCTGCCGGGACCTGGTCCTGGGCGAGGCCCTCGGCCGGGACACGGAGGTGGCGCTCGGGGTGTGGCTGAGTGGTGCGCACGGCTCGTACGGCCCCAACCCGCGCGCCGTCGGCCATGACGGCTTCGGCGGCTCCTGCGGGCTCGCCGACCCGGAGGCGGAGCTATCCCTGGGTTATGTGATGAACCGTATGGGCCCGCGGATCGTCGACGACCCCCGGAAGATGGCCCTGGTGGAGGCGGTGTACGCGGCGCTGTGA